A part of Chloroflexota bacterium genomic DNA contains:
- a CDS encoding AAA family ATPase → MEGSQGNSDSHIGVDDTEEWQERLFHLSQIALKGKKRDLVLQLRNLARECRSTNPEFADRLMALLRNAPVKGDSTRQIESSGIPLDGNSRLPLIRVLETPTLEIEPIYVSRVWGLLNQIVRERISASALAESGIDPTRTALFIGPPGVGKTLAAKWVARELKRPLAILDLSAVMSSFLGRTGNNLRAVLDFARSRECVLLLDELDAVAKRRDDVGEIGELKRLVTVLLQEIDEWPARGLLLAATNHSKLLDPAVWRRFELIVEFPLPERELIGSYVRNQMKFKKSDPWPELFAHALDGESLSQVRHVVDRVRRYTAIEDCSIEVGSVEILSQIARSAPTNMRRNLAIAIVSEGLMSQREASRTTGVSRDTIRKYVHEQSVSGR, encoded by the coding sequence ATGGAAGGTTCTCAAGGAAATTCCGACAGTCACATAGGTGTGGACGATACGGAGGAATGGCAAGAACGATTATTCCACTTGTCGCAAATCGCGTTGAAGGGGAAGAAGCGAGACTTGGTATTGCAATTGCGAAATTTGGCCAGGGAATGCCGTTCAACGAATCCCGAATTTGCGGATCGATTGATGGCGCTCCTGAGGAATGCGCCGGTTAAAGGAGATTCGACGCGTCAAATCGAATCTTCCGGTATTCCACTTGATGGCAATTCGCGATTACCGTTGATTCGAGTCTTGGAAACTCCAACTCTGGAAATAGAACCCATATACGTATCGCGCGTGTGGGGACTTTTGAATCAAATCGTGCGCGAGAGGATCAGTGCAAGCGCACTTGCGGAATCGGGGATTGACCCTACGAGGACCGCATTGTTCATCGGTCCGCCGGGAGTTGGCAAGACGCTAGCAGCGAAGTGGGTAGCCCGTGAACTTAAGCGGCCACTCGCGATTCTTGATTTGTCGGCTGTGATGAGTTCGTTTCTTGGGCGAACCGGCAATAACCTACGTGCGGTCCTGGATTTCGCTAGAAGCCGGGAGTGTGTTCTTTTGCTGGACGAGCTTGACGCTGTTGCTAAGCGGCGCGATGACGTGGGGGAAATTGGGGAGCTGAAAAGACTAGTTACAGTTTTACTTCAGGAAATCGATGAGTGGCCCGCACGGGGCCTGTTGTTAGCGGCGACCAATCACTCGAAATTGTTAGACCCTGCAGTTTGGCGTAGATTCGAACTCATTGTTGAGTTTCCGCTTCCAGAAAGAGAGTTGATTGGGTCTTACGTCAGAAATCAGATGAAGTTTAAAAAATCGGATCCTTGGCCCGAATTGTTCGCGCATGCCTTGGATGGCGAATCGTTGAGCCAAGTTCGCCACGTCGTGGATAGAGTGCGACGATATACCGCAATCGAGGATTGCAGCATTGAAGTCGGGTCTGTCGAAATCCTGAGTCAAATCGCGAGATCTGCTCCCACGAATATGCGCCGCAATCTCGCAATCGCAATTGTGTCTGAAGGGCTAATGTCGCAACGGGAGGCAAGTAGAACCACCGGTGTAAGTCGAGACACCATTCGCAAATATGTCCACGAACAGTCGGTCAGCGGCAGATAA
- a CDS encoding S8 family peptidase, protein MSTNSRSAADNMASRRNYLLGYGETLTEQIEVKEGGGPKKPPYEFAEAKQRVSAMLANTANSLDRLPASVCPSGESVASIVLHPEYLAKSYSPAGALERLGLRTIGSRSVSVSPEKQTRKSARDSDVSTELFVAGKRSAFRSLSLSIPNWSRIHPAARHLTKLETIAAVDAESRLRQLPSEPDRLLLEVVLHASEHERDRFILAGLKFYLQELGLEWDFENVFFAGNLCFLRIHANPSEAQEVARFSFLRVLREMPRLRVGQKTLSVVYEPKRIELPIKPAVDPGIRVAILDGGMPSDSPLNRWANVRDVPGVGEPGIEYLAHGERVTSALLFGSIASATPDSPLCRVDHFRVLDKESENDPYELYEVLKRVESVLGQGGHEYVNLSIGPELPIDDNEVHAWTAVLDEHLSDGRSFMAIAAGNTGDEPSFNALKPWRVQVPSDCVNGITVGASNKSTRDGWERAAYSSIGPGRSPGIVKPDLIAFGGSDMEPFWAVDSLNPGKASALQGTSFASPLTMRSAIAVRTHFGAVLSPLAIKALLIHCTQPGTFERSEIGWGKLPDTLDEMVICPDNGVRIVYQDVISAAKYKRVHIPLPEIDAPGFAEITATFCFATQIDPEHPGSYTKSGLSVVFRPHRYKFARDDSLHPKSESFFRPGGLYANEHQLRRDAHKWETTLHRRKRKRLSSLKEPVFDIHYVARSKGGSTSSARKIRYALVLTINVPRADDLYNEVVRQYEARLAPLIPVIELPIQLDMD, encoded by the coding sequence ATGTCCACGAACAGTCGGTCAGCGGCAGATAACATGGCCAGCCGGCGGAATTATTTGCTTGGATATGGCGAAACTCTCACCGAACAAATTGAAGTCAAAGAAGGCGGTGGGCCCAAGAAACCTCCATATGAATTTGCCGAAGCGAAGCAACGTGTATCGGCAATGTTGGCCAACACTGCGAACTCATTGGATCGGTTGCCTGCAAGCGTATGCCCGAGCGGTGAGTCGGTTGCTTCAATCGTGCTTCACCCCGAATACCTGGCAAAGTCGTACTCACCGGCAGGAGCCCTGGAAAGGCTGGGGTTGCGAACGATTGGGAGCCGGTCAGTCTCAGTCTCACCGGAGAAACAGACACGCAAATCCGCACGTGATTCCGATGTATCGACCGAATTGTTTGTCGCTGGCAAAAGGTCAGCGTTTAGGTCGTTGTCGCTGAGCATTCCAAATTGGTCAAGAATTCATCCTGCAGCCAGGCATTTAACAAAACTCGAAACAATTGCGGCTGTTGACGCGGAGTCCCGACTCCGCCAATTACCAAGCGAACCTGATCGTTTATTGCTTGAGGTTGTGCTGCACGCCAGCGAGCACGAGCGCGACCGATTTATTTTGGCCGGCCTAAAGTTTTACCTCCAAGAGTTGGGCTTGGAATGGGATTTCGAAAACGTGTTTTTTGCTGGAAATTTGTGCTTCCTCCGAATTCACGCGAATCCCTCAGAAGCTCAAGAAGTGGCGCGTTTCTCATTCCTGCGGGTATTGCGCGAGATGCCAAGGCTGCGTGTGGGGCAGAAAACGCTTTCAGTTGTCTACGAACCTAAACGAATCGAACTTCCTATAAAGCCCGCAGTGGATCCTGGGATTCGGGTGGCAATCTTGGACGGAGGGATGCCTTCCGACAGCCCCCTAAATCGGTGGGCGAATGTTCGTGACGTACCTGGTGTGGGGGAACCCGGAATCGAGTATTTGGCACACGGCGAACGAGTTACGTCTGCGTTGTTGTTTGGCTCAATCGCATCTGCTACTCCTGATTCGCCACTTTGCCGCGTAGACCACTTCCGGGTGCTCGACAAGGAATCTGAAAACGATCCGTATGAGCTGTATGAAGTACTAAAGCGCGTCGAATCTGTGTTGGGCCAGGGGGGCCACGAATACGTCAACTTGAGCATCGGACCTGAATTGCCGATTGACGACAACGAAGTTCACGCTTGGACGGCCGTACTGGACGAACACTTGTCCGATGGAAGGTCATTCATGGCCATCGCTGCTGGGAACACAGGGGACGAGCCTTCATTCAATGCGCTTAAGCCGTGGCGAGTCCAAGTTCCATCAGATTGTGTAAATGGAATCACTGTTGGTGCGAGTAACAAATCGACACGAGACGGCTGGGAGAGAGCGGCGTACAGTTCGATTGGCCCAGGAAGGTCACCCGGGATTGTGAAACCCGACCTGATTGCGTTCGGGGGGAGCGACATGGAGCCATTCTGGGCAGTAGACAGCTTGAATCCAGGGAAGGCGTCCGCTTTGCAAGGTACGAGCTTTGCGTCGCCTCTTACCATGCGGTCGGCCATTGCGGTGCGGACGCACTTTGGCGCTGTTCTAAGTCCTTTGGCCATAAAGGCGCTACTGATTCATTGCACTCAACCCGGGACATTTGAGAGGTCGGAAATTGGTTGGGGCAAACTGCCGGACACGTTAGACGAAATGGTCATATGTCCCGACAACGGCGTGCGCATTGTCTATCAAGACGTAATTAGCGCAGCCAAATACAAACGAGTCCACATCCCGCTACCTGAAATTGACGCTCCTGGGTTTGCAGAAATAACCGCCACTTTTTGCTTTGCGACGCAAATCGACCCGGAACACCCAGGCAGTTACACCAAGAGCGGACTCTCGGTTGTGTTTAGACCCCATCGGTACAAGTTCGCGCGGGATGATTCACTTCACCCAAAATCGGAATCTTTCTTTCGACCTGGTGGGCTGTACGCGAATGAGCATCAACTCCGAAGGGATGCACACAAGTGGGAAACGACGCTGCATCGCCGCAAAAGAAAAAGACTTTCTAGCTTGAAAGAACCGGTGTTCGACATCCACTACGTTGCTCGATCAAAAGGCGGCAGCACATCCTCCGCGAGAAAAATCCGGTATGCGCTAGTTTTGACCATTAATGTTCCGAGGGCCGACGACTTGTATAACGAGGTTGTCCGGCAATACGAAGCTCGACTAGCGCCTTTGATTCCGGTGATTGAATTGCCGATACAACTTGATATGGATTGA
- a CDS encoding ABC transporter ATP-binding protein, translated as MEVPRGRIFGLLGPNGSGKTTTMGMLLGLVKPTAGSFTLFGSNSPHVESLRRLGAIVETPAFYPYLSGRDNLAYFQGIGGRSDAAELDDLLEKVGLSDRADSRFRTYSLGMKQRLGLAYALLGDPELLFLDEPTNGMDPAGMAEVRDLIRSLGTGGRTVLLSSHLLHEVEQVCDSVAILSKGKLIAQGNVDDLVRPGGDERVRLRTTDNARAVEVLEGLDWVTSVEDDGDSLLVAAVSDRSPEISTALGQAEVYVTEMAAEETSLEQYFLDVTEEERES; from the coding sequence ATGGAGGTCCCGCGCGGGCGCATCTTCGGTCTGTTGGGCCCGAACGGATCCGGCAAGACCACGACGATGGGGATGCTGCTGGGGCTGGTCAAGCCCACCGCGGGCAGCTTCACATTGTTCGGATCTAACTCCCCGCACGTCGAATCCTTGCGGCGCCTGGGGGCGATTGTCGAGACACCGGCCTTCTATCCCTACCTGTCCGGACGCGACAACCTGGCCTACTTCCAGGGGATCGGGGGAAGATCGGATGCGGCCGAGCTGGACGACCTGCTGGAGAAGGTTGGCTTGTCCGACCGTGCCGACAGCCGTTTCCGGACCTATTCATTGGGAATGAAGCAGCGGCTGGGCCTGGCCTATGCCCTGCTGGGCGATCCCGAACTGCTTTTCCTAGACGAACCCACCAACGGTATGGACCCGGCCGGCATGGCCGAGGTCCGCGATCTGATAAGGAGCCTGGGGACCGGGGGACGTACGGTATTGCTCTCCAGTCATCTGCTGCACGAGGTGGAGCAGGTCTGCGACAGCGTCGCCATTCTTTCCAAGGGCAAGTTAATAGCCCAGGGCAACGTCGATGACCTGGTGCGCCCCGGCGGCGACGAGCGGGTAAGGCTCAGGACTACCGACAACGCCAGGGCGGTCGAAGTCTTGGAGGGCCTGGACTGGGTGACGAGCGTGGAAGATGACGGTGATTCGCTGCTGGTTGCAGCGGTCAGTGACAGGTCGCCGGAAATCAGCACTGCGCTGGGACAGGCAGAGGTTTACGTCACCGAGATGGCGGCCGAGGAGACGTCCTTGGAGCAGTACTTCCTGGATGTCACCGAGGAAGAGCGGGAGAGCTGA